The Chlorobaculum sp. MV4-Y genome contains the following window.
GATCGGTGTTATTTGATTGCCGGTTATTTTTGGGGCACAAAATATTCCAAAAAGAGGCAATCTCCTACACTTCAAACGCGGCATTCACCCTTGCACGGTCTTCGCCAGCTCATCCGTATTGATTCCCTTCAGGCGCAACTGCTCAAGCAGTTGCCGATAGGTAGCGTCATCCATGTACGGCGTTCTCGACAAAACCCAGCAGCGCGTTGCGGAAGGATTCGACACCAGCGCCCACGAGTAGTCTTCGGCAAGCCCGATAACCCAGTAATCGGCTTTGATATACCTGAAAAAAGTGACAATCAGCTTGGCGTTGCCACTGCCCTCAACCGGCACGGCGGTCGCCCTGATTGACTTCTCCCGGCCATTCCGCTTGCACGAGTTGCGCACCATTACCATGCCTTTCGCGGCGTCAAGCGTGTACTCGGCTTTCGTGCTGGCACAGCCGCGCTGCTGCTTGCTCGGTATGGAGGCGATCTCATACCAGGTGCCGCAGTATTTCATAACATCGACCTCTGGTACGGTTTCCGGCCCGGTGGGCTGGAAATATTTTCGGATAAGATTTCTGAACATGGCTGAAACAGTGAGTGGTTTTGTCGAAACAGTTATACATCAATAAACCGGCGCAGGTAACGGCAAAGTTTCACATGCTAACCATTAACGAGCTCGTAGCGACTTGAAAGCATTGGTATTGTCGAGGTTTTTCAATAGCATTCAGGCATGAACGAACATCAAGCCAATACTGTTATCATGCCGAATATTCGTATTGCAGAACCCGCTGACATCGAGGCGTGCACCCGATTGCTGAATGTTCTTTTCAGCCAGGAACATGAATTCACGCCCGATCTGAAAAAACAGGAGGCCGGTCTCGGTATGATCATCGGCAACCCGTCAGCTGGAACGATCTTCGTCTGTGAAGCAGACGGGAACATCATTGGCATGGTCTCGCTGCTGAACCTGGTCAGCACGGCACTGGGGAAAAAGGTGGCAATGCTCGAAGACATGATCGTCGATCCGGCCTGGCGAAATCAAGGCATTGGCGCCATGCTGCTCGACTACGCCTGCCGCTGGGCGCAGGAGAATGGCTATGGCAGGATCACGCTGCTGACCGACGGCGACAACCTGTCGGCCCAGCGTTTTTACGAGACGCACGGTTTTGTGCGCTCAACGATGATGGCATTCAGAAAACAGCTATAATTCGAGAGGATAAAAGCTCATGAACGTCAAAGAGAGCGAACAGGCACAAGCCGACCAGCAGGCATGGATATGTGCCGAATGCGGCTACATTTATGACCCAGCAGAGGGCGATCTCGAAACGAACATACGCCCCGGAGTGCCGTTCGACAAGCTGCCGGAGGATTGGGCCTGCCCGGTCTGTAATCACCTGAGAAACCAGTTCACCGTATTCATTTCACAACTCTGAACATCAAAAACCAACAGCAGCATTATGGAACAGTGGAAATGCACGATCTGCGGATACATCTACAGCCCCGAAACCGGCGACCCCGAAGGAGACATTCCTGCCGGAACATCGTTTGAATCACTCCCCGACACCTGGATGTGCCCCATTTGCGGCGCAGGAAAAGAGGATTTCACGAAAGTGTGATTGGAGTCGCATAACTCTACTTTGTCATCGGAATCACTATCGTTTTCGAAATCGATTGTTCAATGCAATGACGCTCGATGACGATTTCGATAGCGATTTCGATTCAGACGCCTTCCCCTTGAAATAACATGGACGTCCCTGTTGTCACTCCATCTTGTTTTCCACCGAGCGGCTGGTCGCGATGGCAGCAGCTTTTCCGGCGGGATAGAGGCTTACGAGCAAAGCAAAGAGAATAGCGGCGGCTCCGACGGCGAAGAAGTCTCCGGCTTTCATGCTGACGGGGTAGGCGCTGATGATGAAGGCGCTTTTCGATGGGAGCTGCACGATGCCCCACAGCTCCTGCGCTTTGCAGATGAGCCAGGCCAAGAGCGAGCCAAGCGCCGTGCCGACAAGCCCCGTCAGCCCGCCTTCGACGATGAAGATCGTCATGAATTGCGGCCGTTCGAGGCCGAGGCAGCGGAGATAAAAGAGTTCGTGGCGCTTGTCAATGACCGTCATCGCGAGCGATCCGGCGAGGCTCAGAAGAGCCACCAGAATCACCAGCATCAATACGGCGAAGCTGGCCCACTTTTCAAGCTGCATCACGGCGAACATGTCGCGGTGCCGCTCTCCCAGCGTCAACACACGCAACGTTTTTTCCTGATGGGTTGCCGAAATCCATTCTCGCAGTCGAGCTTCGAGCGTTTCGTCGCTCACCCCGGCCTTGCCCCGGATGTCGATGCCAGAGTAGCGCTCACGACCGAAAAGCAGAATGTTCTGGGCCATTTCGACTGGCGCGAGCACGTAGCGGTCGTCGAACAGCTTTTGCAGCGAAAAGCTGCTTTGCACCCGCGCGTCGCTCATCGAGAGTGCGGGCATCAGCTCCGGTTGCCAAAGAGCTTGCAGACCTGCTGAAATCAGCTCCGGGCTGAAGAGCCGCACCGGTTCATCAGGGTAAAGCCGTAGCCTTTCGGCAAGCAGGTTGCCTGCCGAGATTCCGTCTTTGGAAAAATAGGGCTGTGTGGTTAAGGTCTTTTTCATCAGAGAGCGCTGCGCCTCGGCGGTCAGCCCGCGAACCATGATCAGCTCGCTCTTGCCCGACGCGGTGATGATCGTCTGCCCCTCTGCGAAAGGTTGCGCGGTTTCAACGCCATCGAGTTGGGCAATCGCCGCAAGCAGCGAGTCGCTCACCACGAGCGAGCGGCCCTGCGCAGGCACGATCTGCACCGGGCCTTCAACGGCCACGAAAAGATCGCGGGCCAACTTCTGGAAGCCGTTCAGCACGCTCATCACAACCAGCAGCGTCGAGACGCCGACCACGATCCCGGCAAGACTGATGCCGGAAATGATATTGATCACCCGAAACCGCTTGCGCGCGAAACTGTAACGTCTGGCTATCCAGATACCCGCTTTCATCGTTTTTTCCTCACGTGGTCAGTGCGGTTGCGGGCCGAAGCGAGGCGGCAACGCGTGATGGAATGAAAGCGAAAAGCAGCGTCAGCAACGCCACGCCCGCCGACACCGTGAGGTATTGCAGCGGATCGATTTCGAGCGGCACGTGGCGAATGAAATAGCTCTTTTCCGGCAGCGTAATGAGATGGAAATGCAGCTCGAAAAGTGACAGGCCAAGCGCGAGAAGGTTGCCCAGGCCAATGCCGACCAGCGAAATCATGAACGCCTGTCCCATAAACACCATGCTCACGGCGCGAGGTTCAAGACCAAGCGCGGTCAACATGCCGATCTCCCTCGTTTTTTCGATGATCAGCACGAGCAGCGTCGAAACGATGTTGAACACCGCCACGACCGTGATGGTGATGATGAGCAGCGGCATGATGTTTTTCTGAAGCTTGAGCCACTCGAAAAGGTTGGCGTAGCGCTCGTAAACCGTGTAGGAGTAGAAGGGATAGCCGAGCCTCGACGCGACGGTTGCCGAAATCGCCTGCAGATCGCGCAGGTTGGCGACATTGGCCTCGTAGCCCGAAATCATGCCGGGATGGTAAAGCTGCTGAAGTCTGCCAAGATCGGCGAACGCGATGATGTCATCGAATCCTTCGGTGAGTCCGGTATCGTAGATGCCTGCAACTTGCGCAACATGCAGGTCGAGGCTCGACAGCAGCTCCACGACGCTCTCCTTGCCGGCGATGCCGGATGCACCGTTTTTCCCCGCAATGCCGACGACCATCAGCCGGTCACCCGCTTTGACGCCAAGCTTCTCGGCCAGCGTCTTGCCGAGCAGAATCGGCAGCGAGCCGTCCGCCGAAGCCGGAGCCGCTTCAAGCAGTGCCGGACCGTTCTGCAAAAAGCGCGAACTCTCACGAGGATCGATCCCCTGAATCATCGCCGGAGCAATGTTCCCGCCTGCACCACCACTTCTGGCGCGGCTCCGGAACATCACATTTATGTCAAGAAATGGCGAAACCGAAACGATACCCGGCACGCTTTTCAGCGTCTGAAGGTCGCGGCGCGTTTCGAGAAACAGGCGCTCGTCCGGCTGGCGCACCTGAAGATGCGAGGAGAAACTGATAAGCTTGCCCTCGATCACCGACGCAAATCCGTTGACAATAGAGAGCGTCAGAATCAGTGCCGCCGTGCCCACAGCGATTCCAACCACCGCCGCCAGTACGATAAACGTCGGCTTCGACAACGACCGGGGCTTGAAGGCAAATCGCCTGGCAATGTAGAACTCGGCTTTCACTGAGTAGTCAATGGCGTGGATGATGAATCATGGTTCAAGAGAGGACTCGCCTCCCTTTTAATGCAGGGGAAGATAAGAATTTCTGGGTATGTGGAGTGGATTGTGCAGTAAAGATTGGGAAGGAGTTCGACGGCTGGAGCGGAATTGTAAAGGTCTTGGAGCAAAAGGTGATTTAAGGGATGTTGGAAATCCGGATTGTAAGGACAGTGACTCACAAGCCAAACCGAGTTATCCACCCACTACCGATCCGCCGACTCTTCTTTTATAATCTCCCTCGTAAATGCCAAAACCATATTTTTTCCTGATGACTTTGCTTTGTAAAGAGCTTTATCAGCATTAACAATCAGCGAAGTACCGTCAGTGGCGTCATCGAGCCATGAGGCAACGCCGATACTTACCGTCAGTTGTCCACCGGGCCGGTTGCTTTCATACTCGAACGGTTCGTTGCAGATGATGCTGCGCAGGCGCTCGGAAATCTCCAGCGCCGTTGCCCGGTCAGTCTTCGGAAACAGCACGGCGAATTCGTCCCCCCAAACCTCGATGGAATGTCAGTCATGCGACACTCCTCCCTGATAATTTCGGCGATTCTCGCCAGCACCCTGTCTCCGGCAACGTGCCCGTAGCGGTCGTTATAGTTCTTGAAGTTGTCGATGTCGATCATGGCGAGCGCGATGTCGCCGTTGAAGCGCCTTGCCCGTTCGACATCGATGATGAGATGCTCCTTGAAGTGGCGATAGTTGTAAAGATTGGTCTTTTCATCGAGGATGTACAACTCGTCGAGCTTGCGGTTTTTCTCCTCGATGTCATGGCACATGCTCGCGACCGATTCGCTGACGGAGCGCATTTCAGCGGATGGATCCTCGGCGTTCAAAAGGGTTTCAGCAGCTTCGGCGGTATCGTGCAGACTTTCGGAGAGATTGCAATTCAACAGGGCAAGCCGCTCTGAAAGTTTATGAAGCGGAATGATCGAGCGTCGGTAGCTAGAGATGATAAACCTGCCGCCAGCCAGCACAACAACGATCAGCAAAAGCGTAATGAACACGAGATAGTAATTCAGGCTGGCCGTAAGCCGAGCGTTTTCATCGGTGATCTTCGCGCTCAGGTTTGCGATCATGCCATCCATATCG
Protein-coding sequences here:
- a CDS encoding GNAT family N-acetyltransferase, yielding MPNIRIAEPADIEACTRLLNVLFSQEHEFTPDLKKQEAGLGMIIGNPSAGTIFVCEADGNIIGMVSLLNLVSTALGKKVAMLEDMIVDPAWRNQGIGAMLLDYACRWAQENGYGRITLLTDGDNLSAQRFYETHGFVRSTMMAFRKQL
- a CDS encoding lipocalin family protein, whose protein sequence is MFRNLIRKYFQPTGPETVPEVDVMKYCGTWYEIASIPSKQQRGCASTKAEYTLDAAKGMVMVRNSCKRNGREKSIRATAVPVEGSGNAKLIVTFFRYIKADYWVIGLAEDYSWALVSNPSATRCWVLSRTPYMDDATYRQLLEQLRLKGINTDELAKTVQG
- a CDS encoding rubredoxin, whose amino-acid sequence is MEQWKCTICGYIYSPETGDPEGDIPAGTSFESLPDTWMCPICGAGKEDFTKV
- a CDS encoding ABC transporter permease encodes the protein MKAGIWIARRYSFARKRFRVINIISGISLAGIVVGVSTLLVVMSVLNGFQKLARDLFVAVEGPVQIVPAQGRSLVVSDSLLAAIAQLDGVETAQPFAEGQTIITASGKSELIMVRGLTAEAQRSLMKKTLTTQPYFSKDGISAGNLLAERLRLYPDEPVRLFSPELISAGLQALWQPELMPALSMSDARVQSSFSLQKLFDDRYVLAPVEMAQNILLFGRERYSGIDIRGKAGVSDETLEARLREWISATHQEKTLRVLTLGERHRDMFAVMQLEKWASFAVLMLVILVALLSLAGSLAMTVIDKRHELFYLRCLGLERPQFMTIFIVEGGLTGLVGTALGSLLAWLICKAQELWGIVQLPSKSAFIISAYPVSMKAGDFFAVGAAAILFALLVSLYPAGKAAAIATSRSVENKME
- a CDS encoding ABC transporter permease, whose translation is MKAEFYIARRFAFKPRSLSKPTFIVLAAVVGIAVGTAALILTLSIVNGFASVIEGKLISFSSHLQVRQPDERLFLETRRDLQTLKSVPGIVSVSPFLDINVMFRSRARSGGAGGNIAPAMIQGIDPRESSRFLQNGPALLEAAPASADGSLPILLGKTLAEKLGVKAGDRLMVVGIAGKNGASGIAGKESVVELLSSLDLHVAQVAGIYDTGLTEGFDDIIAFADLGRLQQLYHPGMISGYEANVANLRDLQAISATVASRLGYPFYSYTVYERYANLFEWLKLQKNIMPLLIITITVVAVFNIVSTLLVLIIEKTREIGMLTALGLEPRAVSMVFMGQAFMISLVGIGLGNLLALGLSLFELHFHLITLPEKSYFIRHVPLEIDPLQYLTVSAGVALLTLLFAFIPSRVAASLRPATALTT
- a CDS encoding rubredoxin, which codes for MNVKESEQAQADQQAWICAECGYIYDPAEGDLETNIRPGVPFDKLPEDWACPVCNHLRNQFTVFISQL